One Mycolicibacterium parafortuitum DNA segment encodes these proteins:
- a CDS encoding TerC family protein translates to MNVSGLEWGITLAVTIGILLFDVLVIGRRPHEPSRRETGTALTIYIALAVAFGLWTWFFHGSQFGVEFFAGWLTEYSLSVDNLFIFLIIMASFNVPRIYQQQALLVGIILALIFRGIFIALGAVAIEQFSWVFYIFGAFLLYTAIKLVKDTDHDDDGDNAVVRFAQKRMKFTDTWDGLRLWVHENGQRLMTPMFLVIVALGTTDLIFALDSIPAIYGLTREPYLVFTANVFALMGLRQLYFLLGDMLKRLVYLSQGLAFILFFIGVKLVLHALHENEVPFINGGENVPVPEIPTLLSLGVIIVTLLITTAASLYKTRVHDVRKNEGDSGDSGAPADPQNDHSR, encoded by the coding sequence ATGAACGTCAGTGGGCTCGAATGGGGCATCACGCTCGCCGTGACGATCGGCATCCTGCTCTTCGATGTCCTGGTGATCGGGCGGCGGCCGCACGAACCCTCGCGCCGGGAAACCGGGACGGCGTTGACGATCTACATCGCGCTGGCCGTCGCGTTCGGCTTGTGGACGTGGTTCTTCCACGGTAGCCAGTTCGGTGTCGAGTTCTTCGCGGGCTGGCTCACCGAATACAGCCTGTCGGTGGACAACCTGTTCATCTTCCTGATCATCATGGCCAGCTTCAACGTGCCGAGGATCTATCAGCAGCAGGCATTGCTGGTCGGCATCATCCTGGCGTTGATCTTCCGCGGAATCTTCATCGCGCTCGGCGCGGTCGCGATCGAGCAGTTCTCGTGGGTCTTCTACATCTTCGGCGCGTTCCTGCTCTACACCGCGATCAAGTTGGTCAAGGACACCGACCACGACGACGACGGCGACAACGCGGTGGTGCGATTCGCGCAGAAGCGGATGAAGTTCACCGACACCTGGGACGGCCTGCGGCTGTGGGTGCACGAGAACGGCCAGCGGTTGATGACGCCGATGTTCCTGGTGATCGTCGCGCTCGGCACCACCGACCTGATCTTTGCGCTCGACTCCATTCCTGCCATCTATGGGCTCACGCGCGAGCCGTACCTGGTCTTCACCGCGAACGTGTTCGCGCTGATGGGTCTGCGCCAGCTGTACTTCCTGCTCGGCGACATGCTCAAGCGGCTGGTGTACCTGTCGCAGGGGCTGGCGTTCATCCTGTTCTTCATCGGCGTGAAGCTGGTGCTGCACGCGCTGCACGAGAACGAGGTGCCGTTCATCAACGGCGGTGAGAACGTGCCGGTGCCCGAGATCCCGACGCTGCTGTCCCTCGGCGTCATCATCGTCACCCTGCTGATCACCACCGCCGCCAGCCTGTACAAGACCCGGGTGCACGATGTGCGCAAGAACGAAGGAGACTCCGGAGATTCCGGTGCTCCCGCGGATCCGCAGAACGACCACTCCCGCTGA